The genomic window ACGCCTTCAACCCTCACGGTTGGGTTTTTGGCTGCTCAATGTGTTATCTGGTGTTTCTCATCCAACCTGTCACAGTCTATGTTTCAGTCTTCACGCTCACAGCTATTGCTGTTGACAGGTGGGTGAATCTCTCTGAAATGCCACTCAGatcaatttttttctttgcctgtTTTGTCCTTCATCATCTCTTTCCTTCAGTGGTGTTTGTGCTGCCACTTGCAAAACAGATTTATATCTCAGGAGACTGCCCTGGTTAGATAAtggtcaaataaaataaagtgaattcCCTCTCTATATTCATGCATTTACTTCACATTTCAAACACCATTTCAAATATGAGTGGTGTGTAATTGACAGAAATGAGACAATCAGAAAATGATATCCCATTTGTAGTAATTAAGAAATTAGGTGTGAAGATGGACTGATTAATCAGTGTGTACTTGCAATAgcaacactttaaaaaaagggCTCATGCTTAATAAATGCATGGCTAAAATATTACACATCATGATTCAGCGcatgcatcaatacatgatgtaACTTTGACTCCACCAGCTTAATATTAATCAGTGATGAAGGCTTTATTAGCTCATGTGACTGTACAATAAATTAGAAACTTTAATTAGCAAGTTAATTCATAGATTAATTAACACAGCTGCAGGATTTTAGAAGATGACTCCATTTCAGAATGTATAAACAGAGACCAAAGAGTTTGAGCTTGCAGCAATGTGTACCTGATAGGAGCCGACCAAGATCCAATTATCCTGTTTTGTACTTTGCGCACAGACAGAAGAATCAGACATGTGCTGTGAAGAGATGTCTCCCATTAGACCCCTGAGATCCAAAGACTCTCTGCTGCTCGCTGTACAAAAAACTCACATCTACAGCAAAGCCGCCTTCTGCAGTTTTGCTCTCGAACTGTTGATTTCTCTCCCTCCAGTGCTGACGACAGCAGCATTAATTGAAGCTTTTCAGCACCACTTGAAAACTTACCTTGGCTTTGCTTTCACGTAAAATTACTGCTCcactttctttttgttgtgtAAACCTCTGATCAATGTCAAAAGttacaaatgtaaatgattttcctctcttttcttgtCAAATGACACAGGTGTATGTTAAAATTGTCTGCTGTTTCTCTCTAAATGTTTCTGGTTGTCTCatattacagttttattttaaagaggcTTAAGAAACGCGCTGGTCTGAGCTTCTgcttcacagtttttcaagtctggtcaggtgccaaaatgaacattgaaacaagttttacttgctgtaatcatttgtCCTGTTCATACagaccattaagagatccctacataatgcacttacaatgtaggggatgggtgacaaaatccacagccctccttttgtgcaaaaatgtacttaagtggatatttttctttttagtgccaaagtccttctttttgttagaATCTTtttactgcagctgaacagaaaaGTCAGTCGAGACACGAAGAgaattttttactaaaaagactgtgactGTGGAAGATTTTGAAGACTGGAagactttatttgactaactcagatggctgaagcttcatattgactgcagataaactttcaaatacatttctgcatggaaggaggcttgtggattaTATCACCCATCTCTTatattgtaagtacattataaagggatctaATGGTCattatgaacaagaggaatgattatggcaagaaaagcctatttcaatgttcatttgggcaactgactgttgttttaagacagacttgaaaaattgtgaacccatcctttaaagcTAATTAactaatttaacatttataaagcAAGTAATCACATGAACAACTGTAATAGTGATGAACCTTTATTAATTTTATGCTGCAGGAGTTCATGATAAATGCATTAATTCATACATGAAATCATGATTAGTCATGCATTAAGCATGAGGGTTTTTTTCACCCTTATTATTAAGTACAActctttcttttccattttattgCAGATATTATGCGACAGTGCACCCCCTGAAGAAACGTACATCTGTGGCTACCTGCGCCTCTGTCCTCACTGGAATCTGGCTGCTGTCTTGTGGGCTGGTAGCTCCTGCAGTGATCCACACCTATCATGTAGAGTTCAAAGAGGAAGGCTTCACCATCTGTGAGGAGTTCTGGTTGGgtcaagagacagagagacgtGCTTATGCGTACAGCACCCTGCTGATCACATATGTTCTGCCATTGTctgctgtctttgtctcttATCTCTGCATCACTGTCAAGCTGAAGAAATGTGTCGCTCCAGGCAACAGGACACAAGGTCAGACGGGTGCTCAGCAAGCTCGTAAGAGAAAGATCTTTCGCTTGGTTGCACTTTTGGTGTCAGCCTTTGCAGTGTGCTGGCTTCCTATTCATGTATTCAATGTGCTGCGAGACATTGACATTCACATCATCAACAAGCGCTACTTTTTGCTTATCCAGCTGCTGTGCCACCTGTGTGCCATGAGCTCGTCTTGTTGTAACCCCTTCCTGTATGCATGGCTACATGACCGCTTCCGCACCGAGTTGAGGAAGATGTTCAAGTGCAATCGTCGCATTGGAGTGCCTGCCAATCACTGTGCTGCCAGTGTGGTCCTGTGATAACCTGGTGAAGAGGATCCTTTGTTGTTATTGAACTGTAAGTTCCTGATTCATCTTGAATACAAGTGGAAACTTTGGTGTGTCACCAAATGAATGGTGTTTATCCTCTGGCCACTAACAACATCTACAGAAACGTTCATGGCAATCCACTAATTACCTATGTTGTGTACAAAGATGATCTATTGGTCAAGGGTGGCTCTTGGAGTGAGGTCAgtcctctggggagcatgaagGTGTTAATCCAGTCATTAGAGTTTGAGATATAATatgaacaaatacaaacattggTCAAGGGAAACCTTCACATGACGGTGGTGTTAGATGAAAGGTCAGGGGGGGTCAATACCATCTGAAGAGGGTCAAGAACAGCACAGTATGTCTTTGACTTTCGTCCCCTGGCAACCATGAACATTCATCATTCAACCTCCCAAACCAATCAagccagtagttgttgagatatctcTCTCTGGAACACCATTATTAAAGGTTGCCCGTCCTTTGACCAGCACTGCTACTGGAGCAAGTACTACCAGCCAGGCTAAAAGATAAATGTTCACTATTAATTTCATGctttgtaaatgaaatattccaatgaaaacagaaaatgagagaaaactaTGTGGAGATGTGTGAATGTTTGAAATCTATGAAATTGCATATATGTACTACTGTACCTTCATGTTATATCTGTCCTGTAATGCTGAAAATGTGAGATGAGACCTTAATGGCAACAGATGAATGctgataaatatttgaaaaagctAGCTCAGGGTAGTGCAGGGTAGCAAAGTGCAGCTGTATTGgacatgaagagaaaatgagagcaTTGGTTCATTGTGTTATTTCAATAGTCATTGCAGAGGTTGTTTCCACCAGGGAACTGGTGTCAGAACTAATCGTTGTGTGGTGCTCCTATATGGAGCCCAGTGGAATCAATTAAATTCATGAACTTGCTCCCCCTAgggtttaatttttttaaagcctgTAGGTCATGAATATGCACCTTAATACATAATTGATCAAATTATTTCTGATAGCATTATGTAATGGCTGtacaaaaaaaggaaaccaTTGTATTGGTGTGGCTGGCTCTCTGTTGCTTTTCATGTGTTCTTTGCTCTCTGTAGTTTCTATTGCCTCTTCACATTTGATATGAATAGTGCAATATTGATTTATGTGGAATAAAAGGGAACACATTTAGTAGTCCTAAAATAATGAGGATGTTCTCAAAAACTCATTACAGGCTGTCTGTTTTCATTGTCTTCATTctattttccattatttattGTGCATTAAAACTATCATGTCTTTTGTTCTGTATGCTCTGTGTGCATATTTGTCTTCATCCTGCAGGCGAACGGGACAAATTTATCTTTGCAACAGTGATAACTCAAGGTCAACAAGTTTGAAGTGCTACTGTCACTAGAATGATTAAACTTCACTTTTTCTACAGTAGATGTAAAACTTACGTGTCATTTTCTGATATGAAGGGACTCAGTTACTTAATGGTTTTGGGTGCATGTAAGGTGTCTTATAATcttaaaataactgttagtgAATTGTGTATATGATTTGTAGTGAGACATGTAACAAAAGTATCGTTTGATGTGTAGCCTGTTCTACtctatgaacacacacagtggaaaattgtgaataaaaaaacCAAATAACTTCTCTGCTTAAGATCAGTGTGACTGCATGATGGATGTGGAACAAATGAAATTATACTGAACTTGGTCAGAGTGCGGCTGCACCGCTGAATATGCTAATTAAATAACAGGGAAGATGGAAGTGTTTTCTGCATATCAACTAGGCCTGTTAAGGACATTGAAACAAGGTGATAATTTATTGATCTCTTTGATCATTTTAGCACACTTGGTGCTTGccaaaaatgacatcactttctAAAGCTGAATGAAATTTTTACAGTTATGCAGCCAAATAGACACAATTCTGTGCAGTAAATAGACACCGTTCTGTGTctatttactgcattttttaTCTCTGATGAAAAGTATAAGGCAGCAACATGTCAGTTTCTGTATTTCATTTCGGCTCTGGATCCTGTGCCGACTGCATACAATATTCTTTGTGTTCTATGACATTAAATCATGATCTTAGATCATCTTCCAAAAGCAAGCTCAGTCCtttctgaaacaaaataaaatattaaacttaaTAAAAACCCAGGGGCTGATGTGAATCTAGAACTCCATACTTATATTCAGACAAGCATACTGACATTTTCTGTAACAAATAATGGAGAAGTTACACCACAGGTTGATATATttcttaaagtccaactgaaattaaactattttttgtCTACTAgagtatacatatatatgctcTATAAATCCCTcatcctgtgttctcctttaaaaaaaaaaaaaaaaaaagtcagaaaccaaaaggaagaaattttctattttaaaatctttgttaTGATGGTGCCCCTAGTGTTGCATTATTTCAAGGAAATATTGTTCCATCATCTGCTTACGTAGCTGGAGCCCTTATTTTCATACAGCAAAGCAaatctttaataaaaaatatacatttttatcatagttagagcagacagtcacactgcGCCTTATggcatcctgctacacaaacagaaaagccACAGACTCCAGGGCCCATTTCACTAAATTTACAACATGCAGGCAGCAACTTGCAACATTAGATCATTTCCTctcatgcacaataccaggaccctgaaaccaaAGCAGATAGATGGAATTAATCCTaattaagtttattatttacacttatgcttttcctactgtgacgtGTCCACATGTCGTCAGTGGAAAAGGCCTATTTAA from Thunnus maccoyii chromosome 19, fThuMac1.1, whole genome shotgun sequence includes these protein-coding regions:
- the LOC121885972 gene encoding prolactin-releasing peptide receptor-like, with the protein product MEGNHSGLSGSTQPSVAGEQTDGHIYEVAVQNSSTNRSSQFADVALLQTFKPLIIPCYVLVVVVGVFGNYLLLYVICRTRKMHNVTNFFIGNLAFSDMLMCVTCVPFTLAYAFNPHGWVFGCSMCYLVFLIQPVTVYVSVFTLTAIAVDRYYATVHPLKKRTSVATCASVLTGIWLLSCGLVAPAVIHTYHVEFKEEGFTICEEFWLGQETERRAYAYSTLLITYVLPLSAVFVSYLCITVKLKKCVAPGNRTQGQTGAQQARKRKIFRLVALLVSAFAVCWLPIHVFNVLRDIDIHIINKRYFLLIQLLCHLCAMSSSCCNPFLYAWLHDRFRTELRKMFKCNRRIGVPANHCAASVVL